A window from Drosophila nasuta strain 15112-1781.00 chromosome 3, ASM2355853v1, whole genome shotgun sequence encodes these proteins:
- the LOC132790666 gene encoding uncharacterized protein LOC132790666, whose amino-acid sequence MRPYQVACIVVASLLLLQPASIEAKRRKHKGNDHHNSHRSKTKTKWSTSSDLSGPNSQVSTEEHGYYVKRTFSPLAAKEGKTRQSPPYLAIPIAWFSCEAGKAGCQQLSNSGSINSPAHALSEGYLCDDDCAEELYEPICGKTPNEIAVFYNKCKLNVAKCRTHGLWTELPYEECQKTYPKETAYTEKKFRCSPYFRDAATVAAEAEKEKEKDKESNESSEEQKEDKKKHKQKVEKVEPIALPLEVKPVTMPVPIPVAVPVPNLGAVPVLLAPEAVALPPIPEKKKAETLAQIVTKPLAIQNQAIKAPVAAVAKPLESEKDKLKYVVS is encoded by the exons ATGAGACCATATCAGGTTGCCTGCATCGTAG TGGCAAGTTTGCTGCTTCTGCAACCAGCCTCCATTGAGGCAAAGCGTCGCAAGCACAAGGGCAACGATCATCACAACTCGCACAGATCGAAGACAAAGACCAAATGGTCCACCTCATCGGATCTGAGCGGTCCCAACTCTCAGGTGTCCACCGAGGAGCATGGCTACTATGTGAAGCGCACCTTCTCCCCACTCGCCGCCAAGGAAGGTAAGACTCGCCAGAGTCCTCCATACTTGGCCATTCCCATTGCCTGGTTCAGCTGTGAAGCGGGCAAAGCCGGTTGCCAACAGCTCAGCAACTCGGGCAGCATCAATAGTCCAGCTCATGCCTTGAGCGAGGGTTATTTGTGCGACGATGATTGTGCGGAAGAGCTCTATGAACCCATCTGTGGCAAGACACCCAACGAAATTGCTGTGTTCTACAACAAATGCAAGCTGAATGTGGCCAAGTGTCGCACTCATGGTTTGTGGACAGAACTTCCTTACGAGGAGTGCCAGAAAACGTATCCCAAGGAAACTGCATATACCGAGAAGAAGTTCAGATGTTCCCCTTACTTCCGTGATGCTGCCACAGTTGCTGCCGAGGCtgagaaggagaaagagaaggacAAGGAGAGCAATGAGAGCAGCGAGGAGCAAAAGGAAGacaagaagaagcacaagCAGAAAGTGGAGAAAGTCGAACCAATTGCCTTGCCTCTAGAAGTTAAGCCAGTCACTATGCCAGTGCCCATCCCCGTGGCTGTGCCTGTTCCCAACCTCGGAGCTGTCCCTGTTCTTTTGGCTCCTGAAGCTGTTGCCCTGCCCCCGATTCCAGAGAAGAAAAAAGCTGAAACTCTGGCACAGATCGTTACAAAGCCCCTAGCTATCCAAAATCAGGCAATCAAGGCTCCAGTTGCAGCGGTTGCAAAGCCTTTGGAATCCGAAAAGGATAAACTCAAATATGTGGTATCTTAA
- the LOC132792866 gene encoding nucleolin, which translates to MVKHIYLTLAALLIMALAVSSAPTNMEHEVEAVKDSELIVLRKTRAESSSVESDEEADDDDDDDEAEQKNDSAADDDEEEDDDDDDASFIRRRREAASEPAKETTEAEAASEAPAAPVEEHNAVVDPSASELPTTTRKPVLVLIRDALNKVTTGLPTEQVTNNALQYFQLFQHFIQQTIEQVIDAADDDEDEVSPATTVDEDKKEEEDKKEEEDKVTEVPEKQTEEAALVAEVPAPVPADNEAKPAKPAAASNAV; encoded by the exons ATGGTCAAGCACATTTACCTCACACTGG ctgctttgCTCATCATGGCCTTGGCCGTGAGCTCAGCTCCCACTAATATGGAGCATGAGGTGGAGGCTGTTAAGGACAGCGAATTGATAGTCTTGCGTAAAACGCGAGCGGAAAGCTCGAGCGTGGAGAGCGATGAGGAAgccgacgacgatgatgatgatgatgaggcaGAGCAAAAGAACGATTcggctgctgatgatgatgaggaagaggacgacgacgacgatgatgcaTCATTCATTCGCAGACGTCGCGAAGCAGCATCTGAACCTGCCAAGGAAACCACTGAAGCTGAGGCTGCTTCCGAAGCACCCGCTGCACCAGTTGAGGAGCACAACGCTGTCGTAGATCCTAGCGCAAGCGAGTTGCCCACCACCACCCGCAAGCCAGTGTTGGTGCTCATACGTGATGCACTCAATAAGGTCACCACGGGGCTGCCCACCGAGCAGGTGACCAATAATGCGCTGCAATATTTCCAGCTCTTCCAGCACTTTATTCAGCAGACCATCGAGCAGGTGATTGATGCTGCCGATGACGATGAAGATGAGGTGAGTCCAGCAACCACTGTAGATGAGGACAAAAAGGAAGAGGAGGacaagaaggaggaggaggataaGGTCACCGAAGTGCCTGAGAAGCAAACTGAAGAGGCTGCTCTTGTCGCCGAAGTTCCAGCTCCAGTTCCCGCTGACAACGAAGCAAAACCCGCAAAGCCCGCTGCAGCTAGCAATGCAGTTTAA